The genomic DNA TTGCCCTTTGCAGCCCCGCTCTGTCATGCGCAGGCCTGCTGGTGGTAGTGGCAGAGTCGTCGCCATTGGCAGAGATGGATCGCCATGAGGTGCGCCAGCTTTATATGGACAATGCCTCCCGTTTCGACGGCCATGCTGTAACCGTGCTGGACATGCCGGAAGGCAGTCAGCAGCGCGAACGCTTTTATCAGGGGGCGACGGGTAAATCTGCTTCGCAATTGAAGAGCTATTGGGCCAGGATGATTTTCACCGGCCAGGGCATGCCGCCGCGACAGGTAAAGAATGTCCGGGACATGGTGCAGCAGGTAAAGCAGAACCCTCGTGCTGTTGGCTATGTGCAGGAAGCAGATATGCAGGAGGGACTACGGGTGTTGCTACGTTTGCCATGACTGTCAGGGGGCAAGTGGCAAGTTTCAAGTGGCAACGCGCAAGAGACGTGTGCCAATCGATAACCATAACCGCCGCGATCCAGCGGCGGTTTTATTTATGCCGGGATAACACAACCAGCCCTTAATCGCGGCCACTGCCGGTGTCGCCCATATCGACCTCATCCGCGTTGAAACTTTCCACTTGTAACTTGCAACTGCCTTACCCACCCAACAACCGGTTTTCCGCCGCTTCTACCGCCTCCAGTGGACCATAAAGAATCACCGTGTCACCTGGTTCGAGGACCAGCTCTTCGTCAGGACTTTCCAGCGTCTTGTCTTGCCGTTTTACCGCACGGATTTCCACATCCCGGAGCGCACAATGGGCAATACTCCGACCAATACCGCGAGCCTTGTCAGAGAGCGTTACCGCATGCAACAGGCGGTACGGGTTCCCGGCACTGTCGGTGGTGGGCAGAGTGTCGCCGTGATAATAGCCCTGCAGCATGCGGTAGCGTTCCCGACGGGTCTTGCGCAGCGTGGCCATGACACGGTCGAAGGGCACATCCAGCATCATCAGGGCATGGGCCACCAGCATCAGGGAGGCTTCCAGGACCTCGGGCACCACCTCTTCCGCCCCGGCCTCGATCAATGCATCCAGGTGGGTGTCGTCCCGGGTGCGCACCAGGATCCGGATATTGGGGTTGAGGCCGCGGGCAGTGTGCAGGATGCGTTCCGCCAGCCGCGGGTCGTCAAAGGTCACCACTAACAGGCGAGCACTCTTAATGCCTGCATTTACCAGGATTTCCTGGCGGCTGGCATCACCGAACAGGATATGTTCACCGGCGGCGCTGGCTTCCTGTAGCCGTACCAGATCCCGGTCCACGGCCACGGCCTTGAGATGGAAGCTGGTCAGGTAGCGCATCAGGTTCTGGCCCACCCGGCCATAACCACAGAGGATTACATGGTTGCGGGTTTCATCGGAAACCGGTGTGTCTTCGGGAATCTTTTGCCAGGATTGTAATAGCCGCCGTGTCAGCCGGCCGCTGTTGTCCAGCAGTGCGGGGGTGAACACCATGGTGAGCACCACGATGGACACCAGCAGACCCGCCTTATCGGGGCTGAGTAGCTGATGGGAGACACCCAGCGCCACCAGCACAAAGCCGAATTCCCCCGCCTGGGAGAGGATCAGGCCACTGCGCAGGGCGGTATCCGCACGTTCTTTCAGCAAGCGTAGCAGGGTAAAGATCAGGGCCCCCTTGAACAGCATCAGGGTGGCGGCGGCGAGAATGATCCAGTGCCACTGATCGGCAAAAAGGTTCGGGTCCACCAGCATGCCCACACTGATAAAGAACAACCCCAGCAACAGATCGCGAAGGGGCGCAGATCCGCTTCGATCTGATGACGGAAGTGACTTTCGCCCAGCATCATGCCGGCCAGAAACGCGCCCAGCGCCATGGACAGACCCAGCCAGTGGGTTACCCAGGCTGCCAGCAATGCCAGCAGCAGGGCGGTCATGACAAAGACTTCATCGGAGCGGGCCCGGCCGGTTTCTTCCAGCATGCGCGGCAGCACCCAGCGGCCGATCACATAGATGCCCACAAACAACAGCAGGGATTTGGCCAGCGTCAATGACGCCACGGACCACATGGGGCCGCTGTTTTCCTGAGTGAGGATCGGCAACATCACCAGCATGATCACGGCGGCCAGATCCTGGAAAAGCAGAATACCGGTGGAGGTTCGGCCATAGCCGGTATTGACCGATCCTCGGGAGATCAGATCGCGGATAACAATGGCGGTGGAGGACAGCGACAGGGCACAGGCGGTAATCAGTGAGAGAGTGTAGTCAAACCCGAGCAATCGCATGATAGCGAACACGGCCAACCCGGTTAGCGCGACTTGCAGCGGGCCGGCGCCGAACACAATGCGGCGCAGGGTCATCAGCCGGGGAATGGAAAATTCCAGCCCCAGAGTGAACAGCAAAAAGACGATGCCAAACTCGGCCAGATGCTGAATGCCTTCAGTATTACTGACCCAGCCAAACCCGAACGGGCCGGCGGCCAGACCGCAGAGCAAGTAGGCCAGAATGGGAGGCATGCCAAGGCGCCGAAACAGCACCACGGCTGCCACGGCGGTGCCGAGCAGGACAACAATGAGTGTCAGGGCATCATGCATAAAAGTATCGGGTTCCCCAAAATCCAGACTACCAGTGTAGCAGCCCGGTTATGGCAGGCCAGAACCGGATCTTGATCGGTATCAACGGGATTGGGGAAGGATTCAGAAACAGCTGAAACGGAAGCTGTCGTCCAGTGCCAGGGGCAGGGTCAGGGAGCGTAAGCCCAGTAGATCCATGTGTTCGCAGTGGAAGGTTCTCTCTCCGGCATCCTGAATGAACCGGTAGTCAATGTGCAGCACCGGTTTGCCGGCATCAATAAAGGGTTGCAGCAGATGGCACTCGCGCCATTCATGGCAGGATTCATTGATGGCGAAGTCCGCATAATCCACCAGCTCCTCCACTTGCTGCAGGTCGTTTTTCAGGGACACGGCCAGGCCGTGCTGATGGGCGGTGCGGAACAGGAAGCGGTTATAGGACAGTTGTTGTCTGTTATTCAGGGGAAAACCGGTTTCATTGGTATAGCCATCCACGTTGTCCGGGTCGACGCCGTCGCAGCCTTTTTCTGCGGCCAGTTCAATACGGTCCGCCATGCGCTTGCGGACATTGAGGGAGCGGATATCCAGCCAGCGCTCACCGGGCCAGTTGTCCAGACTCCGGCCCTTGTCCGTGGGCAGAAAACGGTGGCGGTCCGGACGCCAGTTTTCGTAGGTGCCAGCGGAAAAATAGCAGATCACCTTTCTGCCGGCAGCCTGTAGATCCTGGATGACGCTCTGGTCGGTATCGAACAGATCCACCACATACAGATCCACGTCGTACCCGGAGTTGATCTCACCCTGCAGCTGGATATGCCATTGCACGTCCACAGGCGGCTGGTACCAGTCAGGCGCCAGGTTGCCGCCATCGGTGGGCAGTGGCAGCAGCAGGGCGGCAAGCAGGTTTAACGGCAGGTCCATGGGGCACCGAAATGGTCACAAGTCGTGGTGACCCGATTTTTCATTGATGCGTGACAGATTACTGTTCGATTCCACGGTAAAAATGTAGATGCCGCGTGTCCGCAATGACATTCTGTTACCTGGAATAGGCTGGCTTGTGTTGCTGCCTGCCGGAGGGCGAGGATGTGGTTGTAGCCTGGGTGTCCCGGCAAGGTGTGGCCGTTCATCGTTCTGGAAATCTGATTCACGGGCAGGGACAGGAATTATGGCAAAGAATAATGCGTCAACTATTACGGTAACGTCCCACGGGGCAGCTGGCGAGGTGACCGGTTCCTGTCACCATATAGCCGTGCATGGCAAATCCGTATTGCTTGATTGCGGCATGCACCAGGGCGGCGATGCGGTGAAGCGCCTGCAGGATGAGCGTTTCGACTTCAATCCACGGGATATTGATGCGGTGGTGTTGTCTCATGGCCACCTGGACCACAGTGGTCTGTTGCCCCTGCTGGTGGCGGAAGGTTTTGGCGGGCCGATTTACTGCACCCGTGCCACCCGAAACCTGCTGGCGATTATGCTTGAGGATGCCGCCAGTCTGTATCAGCGAGATCTGGACAACAGTAATTTGCGCCGCCGCCGCGCCGGCCGCCGCCAACTGAGTCCCCGCTATACCCTTGATCATGTGCGTCAGGTGCTGGAGCAGTGCCAGCCACTGGATTACCACCAGCATGAAAATATTCTGCCAGGCCTGGATCTGACGCTACTGGATGCGGGCCACATTCTCGGCTCGGCGGTGGTGGTGTTGACCATTGCCGGCGAGCCGCCGCGTACCCTGGTATTTTCCGGCGATCTGGGGGCCAGCCAGCGTGTGCTGATGCGGCCGCCGGAAGTGCCCGAGCGGGCGGATCTGGTGTTGATGGAAAGCACCTACGGTGACCGGGATCACCGTAGCCAGGAAGACACCATGACGGAACTGGAGCAGATCATCGCCGAGGCGCGCAATGACGGCGTGATCATGATGCCGGCGTTTGCCGTCGGTCGAACCCAGGAGCTGCTGTTCCACCTGGGGTGCCTCTACCATCGCGGGCTGCTGTCCGGGTGGCAGGTGTTTCTCGACAGCCCCATGGCCCTGGAGGTCACCCGTCTCTACGACCAGTGGCTGGATGCCATGGACGAAGACGATCAGCGCGTAATGGCCCACTTCGGTGCCCGTTCCCTGCACGAATTTTTGCCGGTGTTGACTCCCACACCGGAAGTCGAGCAGTCCATGCGCATCAATCGCATTGAGCGGGGCGCCATCATCATTGCCGGCAGTGGTATGTGCAACGGGGGACGCATTCGTCACCACCTCAAGCATCGCCTGTGGCAGGAACGCAATCATCTGGTGTTTACCGGCTATCAGGCGCGCGGCACCCTGGGCCGTCAAATAGTGGATGGTGCCAGCCATATCCGCATGTTCGGGCAGCGTTTTGTGGTCCGTGCCCAGCGTCACACCCTGGGGGGCTTTTCGGCCCATGCCGGTCGCAATGAGCTGCTGGCCTGGGCCAAAGGCATTGCGGGTGATCCTCAATTTCGTCTGGTTCATGGCGAGCCGGAGGCCCTGGAAAGCCTGGCCGCTGCCCTGGGAGACATGGGTATCCGGGTGTCAGTGGCCGAGCCTCAGGTGGCATTTTCTCCTGACTTTTCCTGAGGTTTCCAATGGATGCTTCCTCGAAGCCACAATGGCATCACGACAGTGGGGTTACCGTCCTCAGTGCTCTGGAGAGCCAGGCAGAGGGGCTGACCAGTGAGCAGGTAGCTGCCCGCCGTGGCCGCTTCGGTGAAAACCGCTTGCTGGATCAGAAACCACGCAGTGTCTGGCGGCGGCTAGCCGGCCAGTTTCATAACGTGCTGCTTTATATCCTGTTGGTGGCGGCCATGCTGGCATTGCTGCTGGGCTATTACAGCGATGCCACGGTCATTGTGCTGGTGGTGGTGATTAATGCCCTGGTGGGGTTTGTGCAGGAAGGCAAGGCTGAAGCCGCCTTGCGCTCCATTCAGCGCATGCTGGTGTCCCATTGCCAGGGACTCCGTGATGGTCAGGCGCATACCCTGGAAGCCAGTGAGTTGGTGCCGGGGGATGTGGTGATACTGGCCGCCGGGGACCGGGTGCCGGCGGATCTGCGCCTGCTTCAGGTGCGCGAGCTTCACTGTGACGAAGCCATGCTCACCGGCGAATCGGTACCGGTGGCCAAACAACAGGAATCGTTACCGGTCGATACCCCCCTGGCGGAAAGACGCAATATGGCCTGGATGGGATCCCTGGTGACCACCGGCAGTGCCCAGGGCGTGGTGGTGGCCACCGGCATGGCAACCCAGCTGGGAAATATCGGTAACCTGGTGGCTACGGTCAGCGCGCCGGTGACGCCACTGACCCGGGCCCTGAGCCGCTTCGGTCATCAGCTGGCGCTGGCGATTGTTGTGGTGAGCGGCATCGCGCTGGCCTGGGGGACTGCCGTCATGGGGTTGGCGCCGGACCAGCTGCTGCGTGTCGCCGTGGGGGTGGTGGTGGCGGCGATTCCGGAAGGCTTGCCGGCGGTGGTCACCATTACCCTGGCCATCGGCGTGCAACGAATGGCCAGGAACCATGCGGTGATCCGCAAGCTGCCCGCGGTGGAAGTGCTAGGCTCGGTAACGGTGATCTGTTCGGACAAGACCGGCACCCTGACCCGCAATGAAATGACCACCCGCACCTTCGTCACCGCTGCCGGCCAGGTGCAGCTGGCCGGCGAGGGGTATGCGCCGGAAGGCCAGGTAGAGAGCGACAACCCGGCGACGGCCGAGATCTTTGCACGCGCCGCCCAGGTGGCCATGCTGTGCAACGATTCCCACCTGAATCAGCGCGATGGCCAATGGGTGATGCAGGGCGATCCCACCGAAGGTGCCTTGTATGTGCTGGCCCGCAAGGCCGGACTGACGGAGGCATTTCGCCAGCAATGCCCGCGCAGGGATGAACTGCCCTTTGCTGCAGAGCGGCTTTATATGGCCACCCTCAATGATGTGTCGGGCCAGCCCATGCTGATGGTTAAGGGCGCGCCGGAACGCTTGCTGGCGCTGTGCGACCAGCAACAGAACGGCGACGGTGCCGAAGCATTGAATGCAGACTACTGGCAACAGCAACTGGAGAGATTGGCCGGTGACGGCATGCGGGTGCTGGGGCTGGCCTGCAAGGTCATGCCCTCGGTGGACCGGCCCCTCGGTCACCAGGATCTGGAGCAGGGGCTGGTGTTTCTGGGCATGACCGGCACCACGGATCCGCCCCGCCAGGAAGCCATCTCCGCCGTGGCCCAGTGTCAGCAGGCCGGTATCCGCGTGAAAATGATTACCGGGGATAATCCTCGTACCGCGTCGGTTATCGCCGCCCAGCTTGGGCTGCTTGGCCAACGTGTGGTCACCGGCCAGGAATTGTCCGCGCTGGATGATGGGCAGCTGGATCAGGTGCTGGCCGAGGTGGATGTGTTTGCCCGCACCTCGCCGGCGGACAAACTGCGGCTGGTGGAACGGCTGCAGGCCGGTGGAGAGGTGGTGGCGATGACCGGTGACGGGGTCAATGATGCGCCGGCCCTGCAGCGGGCCGACATCGGTGTGGCCATGGGCGGCAAGGGCACCGATGCGGCCCGGGATGCTTCTGCCATGGTGCTCACCGACGATAACTTTGCCACCATCGCGGCGGCGGTACGCGAAGGGCGGACCGTCTACGACAACATCGTCAAGGCTCTGTTGTTTCTGTTGCCCACCGGTCTCATTGAAGCCTCGGTGTTGCTGGTGGCGGTGGTGGTGGGGACGCCGCTGCCGATAACCCCGGTGCAGATTCTCTGGGTGAACATGATCACGGCGGTAACCCTGGCACTGGCGCTGGGCTTCGAGCATGGCGAACAGGATCTGATGCAACGGCCGCCTCGACCACCGGGGCAGGGGCTGGTGTCGCCGTTGTTATTGGGGCGTCTGCTGTGGGTGGGCACCCTGGGAACCGCGCTGGTGTTCTGGCAGTTCAGCCGTTTCGCCGACACGGATCTGGATCTGGCGCGCAATGTGGCGGTGCTGACCCTGGTGTGGATCGAGATTACCTACCTGTTTGCCTGCCGCCGCCTGTCTGCCCCGGCCTGGTCACAGTTGTCCCTGGCCGGGTTGTTGCCGGCATTGATCGCCATGCTGGTGGTGTTGCTGCTGCAGTGGCTGTTCTTTGTGGTGCCGGTCATGCAAACCCTGTTCACCTCCCGCCCTCTGGGTCTGGCCTTCTGGGGACAGGCAGCGGCGGTGGCGCTGCTGTTGTTGCTGGCGGTGGAAACGGAAAAGTGGCTGCTCCGCCGCCGGCGCCCCCACCAACATCAGCGCAGGGTGTCCGGGTCACCGACACCCTGAGCGGCGGCCTTTTCATCCGCGCTCAGCCAGGGGATATCCGGTTGGCCCAGAAGCTCTGCCACCTGCTGCAGTACATGGGCCCAGGTGCAGTGGTTGGCGTAGAGCATGCCGAAGGTATCCAGAGTGCCGCCGCGATTGCGGTAGCCCAGGAAGCGGCTGCGCTCGCCAGTATCCAGGGGGCGCATTACCCCGCTGAACACTTCCGGGTGGCCGTGCACCAGGAACACCCGTTCGGCCACGGTGGGCAGCAGTGATGCCATGGTCGAGGGGGAATGCAGGGCCTGCGCCTCTTCCGGATCGCGAGGCGTGCGGAAGCGGCCAGGTTCCTGAATCACCGACAGGCAGTGGGCCACGCCATGTTGTGTCAGCCGCTGGCTGGCCCGTTGCATTTCCACCAGTTGATAGG from Alcanivorax sp. includes the following:
- a CDS encoding NAD-binding protein, whose product is MVFTPALLDNSGRLTRRLLQSWQKIPEDTPVSDETRNHVILCGYGRVGQNLMRYLTSFHLKAVAVDRDLVRLQEASAAGEHILFGDASRQEILVNAGIKSARLLVVTFDDPRLAERILHTARGLNPNIRILVRTRDDTHLDALIEAGAEEVVPEVLEASLMLVAHALMMLDVPFDRVMATLRKTRRERYRMLQGYYHGDTLPTTDSAGNPYRLLHAVTLSDKARGIGRSIAHCALRDVEIRAVKRQDKTLESPDEELVLEPGDTVILYGPLEAVEAAENRLLGG
- a CDS encoding endo alpha-1,4 polygalactosaminidase — encoded protein: MDLPLNLLAALLLPLPTDGGNLAPDWYQPPVDVQWHIQLQGEINSGYDVDLYVVDLFDTDQSVIQDLQAAGRKVICYFSAGTYENWRPDRHRFLPTDKGRSLDNWPGERWLDIRSLNVRKRMADRIELAAEKGCDGVDPDNVDGYTNETGFPLNNRQQLSYNRFLFRTAHQHGLAVSLKNDLQQVEELVDYADFAINESCHEWRECHLLQPFIDAGKPVLHIDYRFIQDAGERTFHCEHMDLLGLRSLTLPLALDDSFRFSCF
- a CDS encoding MBL fold metallo-hydrolase, with protein sequence MAKNNASTITVTSHGAAGEVTGSCHHIAVHGKSVLLDCGMHQGGDAVKRLQDERFDFNPRDIDAVVLSHGHLDHSGLLPLLVAEGFGGPIYCTRATRNLLAIMLEDAASLYQRDLDNSNLRRRRAGRRQLSPRYTLDHVRQVLEQCQPLDYHQHENILPGLDLTLLDAGHILGSAVVVLTIAGEPPRTLVFSGDLGASQRVLMRPPEVPERADLVLMESTYGDRDHRSQEDTMTELEQIIAEARNDGVIMMPAFAVGRTQELLFHLGCLYHRGLLSGWQVFLDSPMALEVTRLYDQWLDAMDEDDQRVMAHFGARSLHEFLPVLTPTPEVEQSMRINRIERGAIIIAGSGMCNGGRIRHHLKHRLWQERNHLVFTGYQARGTLGRQIVDGASHIRMFGQRFVVRAQRHTLGGFSAHAGRNELLAWAKGIAGDPQFRLVHGEPEALESLAAALGDMGIRVSVAEPQVAFSPDFS
- a CDS encoding HAD-IC family P-type ATPase, translating into MDASSKPQWHHDSGVTVLSALESQAEGLTSEQVAARRGRFGENRLLDQKPRSVWRRLAGQFHNVLLYILLVAAMLALLLGYYSDATVIVLVVVINALVGFVQEGKAEAALRSIQRMLVSHCQGLRDGQAHTLEASELVPGDVVILAAGDRVPADLRLLQVRELHCDEAMLTGESVPVAKQQESLPVDTPLAERRNMAWMGSLVTTGSAQGVVVATGMATQLGNIGNLVATVSAPVTPLTRALSRFGHQLALAIVVVSGIALAWGTAVMGLAPDQLLRVAVGVVVAAIPEGLPAVVTITLAIGVQRMARNHAVIRKLPAVEVLGSVTVICSDKTGTLTRNEMTTRTFVTAAGQVQLAGEGYAPEGQVESDNPATAEIFARAAQVAMLCNDSHLNQRDGQWVMQGDPTEGALYVLARKAGLTEAFRQQCPRRDELPFAAERLYMATLNDVSGQPMLMVKGAPERLLALCDQQQNGDGAEALNADYWQQQLERLAGDGMRVLGLACKVMPSVDRPLGHQDLEQGLVFLGMTGTTDPPRQEAISAVAQCQQAGIRVKMITGDNPRTASVIAAQLGLLGQRVVTGQELSALDDGQLDQVLAEVDVFARTSPADKLRLVERLQAGGEVVAMTGDGVNDAPALQRADIGVAMGGKGTDAARDASAMVLTDDNFATIAAAVREGRTVYDNIVKALLFLLPTGLIEASVLLVAVVVGTPLPITPVQILWVNMITAVTLALALGFEHGEQDLMQRPPRPPGQGLVSPLLLGRLLWVGTLGTALVFWQFSRFADTDLDLARNVAVLTLVWIEITYLFACRRLSAPAWSQLSLAGLLPALIAMLVVLLLQWLFFVVPVMQTLFTSRPLGLAFWGQAAAVALLLLLAVETEKWLLRRRRPHQHQRRVSGSPTP